From Spirosoma aerolatum, one genomic window encodes:
- a CDS encoding HPF/RaiA family ribosome-associated protein: protein MRLQMHAVKFTADQSLLDFIQAKLDKLDTFHDRIISGEVFLRLEGADSNKIKEKIVEVRLMIPGKEIFVKEHDKSFESATDRVMDVLKDKLVRCKQKRNDISSPAIAQATSIVETEDEVFEPDEL from the coding sequence ATGAGACTACAAATGCACGCCGTTAAATTTACGGCAGACCAGAGCCTGTTAGATTTTATCCAGGCTAAGCTTGATAAGCTCGATACATTTCATGATCGAATTATTAGTGGTGAAGTGTTCTTACGACTAGAAGGCGCCGACTCCAACAAGATTAAAGAGAAAATTGTCGAAGTTCGACTGATGATTCCGGGGAAGGAGATTTTCGTGAAAGAACACGATAAAAGCTTCGAAAGTGCTACAGACCGGGTAATGGATGTTCTGAAAGACAAACTTGTTCGCTGCAAACAAAAACGCAACGACATTTCCAGCCCGGCTATTGCTCAAGCCACCTCAATAGTGGAAACGGAAGACGAAGTCTTTGAACCCGATGAGTTATAA
- the lipA gene encoding lipoyl synthase: MIELPVIPSEQQRKKRPDWLRVKLPIGPEYAKVRKLVDEHKLHTICESGNCPNMGECWGAGTATFMILGNVCTRSCTFCAVATGRPNEYDTDEPRRVAEAIVLMKVKHAVITSVNRDELKDRGAEIWYQTVRLIKEASPTTTIETLIPDTKGNWEALERMISAGQEVVSHNMETVERLYRRVRPQARYERSLEQIRRTKEYGQRTKSGIMLGLGETHEEVFKAMDDLAQNGLDVLTLGQYLQPTKMHHEVIEWIHPETFAMYREEGLKRGLKYVESGPLVRSSYHAEKHVNV, encoded by the coding sequence ATGATTGAACTACCTGTAATACCCTCCGAACAACAAAGGAAGAAACGTCCCGACTGGTTACGGGTCAAATTACCCATCGGCCCTGAATACGCCAAAGTTCGTAAACTCGTCGACGAGCATAAACTTCATACTATTTGCGAAAGCGGTAATTGCCCCAATATGGGTGAGTGCTGGGGGGCTGGAACGGCTACATTCATGATTTTAGGGAATGTCTGTACACGGAGCTGTACGTTTTGTGCAGTAGCCACCGGACGACCTAATGAATATGATACCGACGAGCCCCGCCGAGTAGCCGAAGCTATTGTGCTGATGAAGGTAAAACATGCCGTTATCACATCGGTAAACCGCGATGAACTCAAAGATCGGGGTGCCGAAATCTGGTATCAAACGGTCCGGCTGATCAAAGAAGCTTCGCCGACGACCACCATCGAGACCCTGATTCCCGACACAAAAGGAAATTGGGAGGCCCTGGAACGGATGATTTCGGCAGGTCAGGAAGTGGTGTCGCACAACATGGAAACGGTAGAACGACTATACCGACGCGTGCGTCCACAGGCGCGTTATGAACGCAGTCTGGAGCAGATTCGTCGTACCAAAGAATATGGTCAACGGACAAAATCGGGTATTATGCTGGGCCTTGGCGAAACGCATGAGGAAGTGTTCAAAGCGATGGACGATCTGGCCCAAAACGGACTGGATGTGCTGACGCTGGGCCAATATTTACAGCCGACCAAGATGCACCACGAAGTAATTGAGTGGATTCATCCTGAAACGTTTGCGATGTACCGTGAAGAAGGTTTAAAGCGTGGATTGAAATATGTAGAGTCGGGTCCACTGGTTCGTTCGAGCTATCACGCCGAAAAACATGTGAATGTATAA
- a CDS encoding lycopene cyclase family protein translates to MKKYDFIIAGGGMAGLSLAYYLLQSPLRDRRILILDRDQKNRNDRTWCFWERDPREPLSPRINQRLAATRPFESILFRSWKSISFHGTTYSGLLDMGRYRYKMLRGIDFYSFMEAELAKWPNVEQKQATIQRIKDTPQGGFIIADDEPYIADYIFDSTFALKLDQPENHNLLQHFKGWVIQTKSPCFDPQRPEIMDFRVEQHGDCRFLYVLPFDEHTALVEFTLFNDTLLTDAEYEADLRQYIDRYLPTGGYVICETEYGVIPMSDEPTQENPSEHIIRIGTAGGFTKPSTGYTFQRTQRYLQTIVKNLTDTGKPNRKEPWFKRRFKFYDSIFLNVLEKHRYPADDIFTRIYTENPRRVFKFLDEDTYFLEELRLFATMPFWPFLSAFFDVLRRKVVG, encoded by the coding sequence ATGAAAAAATACGATTTCATCATTGCGGGAGGAGGAATGGCAGGCCTAAGCCTGGCTTATTATTTGCTACAGTCGCCCTTACGTGACCGACGCATCCTGATTCTGGACCGCGATCAAAAAAACCGTAATGACCGTACATGGTGTTTCTGGGAGCGTGATCCCAGAGAGCCACTCTCGCCACGTATCAATCAACGTCTGGCTGCTACTCGCCCATTTGAGTCGATCCTGTTTCGGAGCTGGAAGTCGATTTCGTTTCATGGCACTACGTATTCCGGGCTGCTCGACATGGGCAGATACCGGTACAAAATGCTGCGCGGTATTGATTTTTACAGCTTTATGGAGGCTGAGCTAGCCAAGTGGCCTAATGTGGAACAAAAGCAGGCGACCATTCAGCGGATAAAAGATACGCCACAGGGTGGATTTATCATTGCCGATGATGAACCGTATATCGCTGACTATATTTTCGACAGCACCTTTGCTTTAAAACTTGATCAACCCGAAAATCATAACCTGCTTCAGCATTTCAAAGGCTGGGTTATTCAAACGAAATCGCCCTGTTTTGACCCCCAACGCCCCGAAATTATGGACTTTCGCGTTGAACAGCACGGCGATTGCCGGTTTCTATATGTACTGCCTTTCGATGAACATACCGCACTGGTTGAGTTTACGTTGTTTAATGATACACTGCTTACGGATGCGGAATATGAGGCCGATTTGCGCCAGTATATAGATCGGTATCTGCCTACAGGTGGGTATGTGATCTGTGAGACAGAATATGGCGTTATTCCTATGTCGGATGAACCTACGCAGGAAAATCCTTCTGAGCATATAATCCGCATTGGTACGGCTGGTGGCTTTACAAAACCATCGACGGGCTATACATTCCAACGGACACAACGGTATCTGCAAACTATTGTCAAAAACCTGACCGATACTGGAAAACCTAATCGAAAAGAACCCTGGTTTAAACGCCGTTTTAAGTTTTACGATAGTATTTTCCTGAATGTGCTGGAAAAACATCGCTATCCCGCCGATGATATCTTTACCCGAATCTATACAGAGAATCCTCGCCGTGTATTTAAATTTCTGGACGAAGACACCTATTTTCTGGAAGAATTACGGCTATTCGCCACTATGCCATTCTGGCCCTTCTTATCCGCTTTTTTTGATGTACTACGAAGAAAGGTCGTTGGCTAA
- the metK gene encoding methionine adenosyltransferase, producing MPYLFTSESVSEGHPDKVADQISDALIDNFLAFDPSSKVACETLVTTGQVVLAGEIKTDTYLDVQKITREVIRKIGYTKSEYMFEANSCGIFSALHDQSADINQGVDREVANDDFETKANAQGAGDQGMMFGYATNETDNYMPLPLDLAHAILREMSNIRNNELSLMPYLRPDAKSQVTIEYSDDHQPIRIDTIVVSTQHDDFADDDTMLAKIKEDIINIVIPRVKAAQKAELHSLFTDDITYYINPTGKFVIGGPHGDTGLTGRKIIVDTYGGKGAHGGGAFSGKDPSKVDRSAAYATRHIAKNLVAAGLCDQVLVQVSYAIGVAKPCGLYVNTYGTAKVDLHDGEIAEKVGKIFDMRPYAIEQRLKLRNPIYSETAAYGHMGRKNEVVKKTFGSNGHSKEVEVELFTWEKLDFVDKIKAEFGL from the coding sequence ATGCCTTATCTCTTCACTTCCGAGTCTGTTTCTGAGGGACATCCTGATAAAGTCGCCGACCAGATCTCCGACGCACTGATTGACAACTTTCTGGCTTTTGATCCATCCAGCAAGGTTGCTTGTGAAACCCTTGTAACTACAGGCCAGGTTGTACTGGCGGGTGAAATTAAGACGGATACCTACCTGGATGTTCAGAAAATTACGCGTGAGGTGATCCGTAAAATCGGCTACACCAAGAGCGAATATATGTTCGAAGCGAACTCCTGTGGTATTTTTTCGGCGCTACACGATCAGTCGGCCGACATTAACCAAGGTGTTGACCGGGAAGTGGCCAACGACGACTTTGAAACGAAAGCCAACGCTCAAGGCGCTGGTGATCAGGGAATGATGTTTGGATATGCCACCAACGAAACCGATAACTACATGCCACTGCCGCTCGATCTGGCTCATGCCATCCTGCGGGAAATGTCCAATATCCGTAACAACGAGCTTTCATTAATGCCCTATCTGCGGCCTGATGCCAAGTCGCAGGTGACAATTGAATATTCCGACGATCACCAGCCGATCCGGATTGATACCATCGTTGTATCGACTCAGCATGATGATTTTGCTGACGACGATACGATGCTGGCAAAAATCAAGGAAGACATCATTAACATTGTTATTCCACGGGTAAAGGCCGCTCAGAAAGCTGAACTCCATAGCCTGTTTACGGACGACATCACCTATTACATAAACCCAACCGGCAAATTCGTAATAGGTGGACCTCATGGCGATACTGGGCTGACAGGCCGCAAAATCATTGTGGATACGTACGGCGGTAAAGGTGCTCACGGTGGTGGTGCTTTCTCGGGCAAAGATCCCTCGAAAGTTGACCGTTCAGCCGCATATGCTACCCGGCACATTGCCAAAAATCTGGTGGCTGCTGGCCTTTGCGATCAGGTATTAGTACAGGTTTCGTATGCTATTGGGGTTGCTAAGCCCTGTGGTCTTTATGTCAACACGTACGGTACAGCCAAGGTTGATTTGCACGATGGCGAAATTGCCGAAAAGGTGGGCAAAATTTTCGACATGCGTCCCTATGCCATAGAACAACGCCTGAAGCTGCGTAACCCGATCTATTCGGAAACAGCCGCTTATGGACATATGGGTCGTAAGAATGAGGTAGTGAAGAAAACCTTTGGCTCAAACGGCCACTCCAAAGAAGTGGAAGTTGAACTATTTACCTGGGAGAAACTCGACTTTGTCGATAAAATCAAAGCTGAATTCGGCCTGTAA
- a CDS encoding OsmC family protein, whose translation MATIHIDYIGDLRTDCEHLQSGTHINTDAPTDNQGKGEAFSPTDLVANALGTCIITTMAINARRDGIDLTGSKLDVTKIMTTQLPRKIARIEVNLTLQANREGVAFFPDDQTRARLERIAHTCPVALCLHADVEQAVRIQWEEAVPSNS comes from the coding sequence ATGGCAACGATTCATATCGACTACATTGGCGACCTTCGCACCGATTGCGAACACCTCCAGTCAGGTACACATATCAATACAGATGCCCCTACCGACAATCAGGGAAAAGGGGAAGCGTTCTCGCCTACTGACCTGGTCGCTAATGCGCTTGGCACCTGCATCATCACGACTATGGCGATTAACGCCCGACGCGATGGTATAGACCTGACAGGTAGCAAACTTGATGTCACTAAAATAATGACGACCCAGCTTCCCCGCAAAATAGCCCGTATAGAAGTCAATCTGACCCTGCAGGCTAACCGGGAAGGCGTTGCTTTTTTCCCTGACGACCAAACCCGTGCCCGACTGGAACGGATCGCCCATACCTGCCCGGTTGCCCTGTGTCTGCATGCCGATGTGGAGCAGGCGGTTCGTATCCAATGGGAAGAAGCTGTCCCCAGTAATAGCTGA